The following DNA comes from Centroberyx gerrardi isolate f3 chromosome 4, fCenGer3.hap1.cur.20231027, whole genome shotgun sequence.
TGCCGCACTGACGATTCTTCAATCTGCAGACCTCCAAATGAGCAAAGGCCCAGCATCGTTCTTTGTGCCTATATATTCCCATCTCTATTGTGGGAAAACTCATTAGTTTTCCCATAAGTATCTCTTTCAGCAAGAGCGTCATCTCAGCATGGGTGGGTTTTAACTCTGCTCCAATTCGTCTGTTGCTTCATTCCTCCCTCATCCATGAATAAACTACTGTCAGATCTGGCTAAAGACATCATCCTAGAGCTTCTGTGCTGTGCCTTCTCCCTGtaccctcctctcccctttttccctcctctgcctTTACCATGTGTTGCAAATTGTTTCCCGATCACATTCTTTAACCACTTTTTAATGTCAGTTAACGCTGCTTCTCTCACCCCTTAATACGGTGTGGTCAGGCGCCTTCGTTCCCGACCTCACACGCAAGCGGAATTCATGGATTCAATTATGTATGTTAGGCCTGTAAAGATAACTGGGGATGGCAGGAGGTTGTGGGATGGCACTGGAGGAGCACGCCTTGTGGCCAGTTCAGAGTGAGCTGACAGCTGGCAGACATGAAGAAGAGAGCATAACCACTATGATGGGCACCAGCTttgaagacagacagcagggagaAAATTCCAGAAACATTGCATGTTGCAGCCTAGAACATCATGACCTCATTaccatcaatctctctctctctctgggatttattctttcattttgcCTTCCCTAAAAGAGGGTTTATACAACGGAAAAAAAGGCTGTACCCCATGCTAGATTTGTAATAATCTATTTCTTATTCAGTAAACTCTCCTTCAGTTTGATCCTTGACTTGGCAAAACCCTCTGATACCTCACTGGGAGGTGACAGTTATCAAACGGATGGCATATAGAAAACCTCTAGTGACCTCTTGTGGCTAAAAACAGGTATGAAGAATATAAAACTACATCTACACATCACATGGAAAAACACCACAGTGCGAGGAATGACTTTGATACAAGGATCTACTATTATTCTTTTTAAAAGGCAGTTATAGGCTACACTCAGAAGTGTCCCTTTGAATTTAAAGTGTCTCTTTAAATGTTTCTTTGTGACTCCCAGGAACACACTCAGACCAAAGAGCATCAATGTTTCCCTTAATTATAGTTTATTTAATAAATCAGACATGTAGATATCCCAAAAATCGTGGCTGCATGTCTAAAGAATTgttacaattacaaaaaaaaaacattgaaaacatcTCCCAAGCCAGTAAAATTGGTATTGCATGGGTTCGCTCCATCACTAGAGGGCGCCACCAGTTCAACCTGGCAATACAGTACAATCATTCTGAGTAGAGCTTCCTCAGAATGGACTGTcagataaaacattttgttcCATAGAAATATATCAAAAAATGTATCATGTCAAGCCTGACTGAGGTGATGCAACAGTGTTTGACTACAACAAACTTCACAAAGATTTTGTATTTGTTCACTGCTAAAATTCTAAAATTCCAGTATGTATAACAAATGACAATTATTGCATGTATACCTATTTTCCGTGTTTTTGCATTCAAGGATGAAGCCTTAGGTAAAAAGCTTTCACTCATTGCTGGTGCAGCCTTCGTCAGTCTCCAGCAGAGAGCAATGCAGAGATGAAatcacccccacccaccacccacccccacccccacccaccaccaccacccccgaCCCCACCCCCTGTGGTAAAATGATTCCATATGGATATGAGATGCATGATAAAGCCTGCGCGAGGCTATAAAAAAGTCTGTGTAACACTGAAGATTCATTCATTAACCCCGTGGGAAGAGGCAGGGGGGGATGCTCCATCAAGTTGTGGAGGAGGTTCTCCTAGACCTAGACCATACTGTTACTGCTGAGTTTGGTCCACTCAAAGATGTCCTGCTCACACACAATGTCTGAGTTGATGAGCAGGTAGCGGTCACCCACACAGAAGTGCTTCTGGCAGGCAGCACACTTGAAGCACTCCAGGTGGTACACCTTGTCCCGCACACGCATGGTCATCTCAAACGCACGGATCCTCTTCTCACAGGATGCACAGAGCCCATCCTGACCAAAAAGCCTGGGTGGATGAGAAGACGTCAGCATGTTATTGAGCAGAACAGGAAAAACATTCTCACACTGTTGTTGAGGTGAAACTTTAAAGGAACCATAGGAGgaaggttaggttaggttagtcTAGTGGTTAAGTCCACTGGCTATATAGAGTAAATATTTTCGAGGTGAGTGGACTGCCCAGTCTCCTTGGAAAGGAAACAAACATATCCAAATACAGGGCCAAAGTGTTTGTTTCACCATATAACTTGAAGTGTAAAATTGATGAATAGAATCGCCACTAATTAAGAATGACTCAAGGTGTGCAAAAGTGGTGTGTGTCAAAATAAGCCTCAGATTTTGACTGTTGCAGACATTTCTTTAATCACTTTTACACCCTTGTGACACTTCACTGGTAACTGGTGTGTTTTTATGAACAAACTAGTTGATTAAATCATGATGTTATGACAACATAACTAGCTTCAGAAATAGCTGCCTGGTGTAAAACCAACCTGAGGTAGTCTCTCCGGCACAATTTTCTTCCCAGTTTGTAGTAGAGCCGGCGGCCGACCTCTCCCAGCCGACAGCCACACAGGTCACAGCTCAGACAGTCCTCATGCCAGTACTGCTCTATGGCCTTCAGGAAGAACCTGTCGCCGATGCTCTGCTGGCAGCCGCCGCACGTCAGGAGAGACGGTGGCATCTGGAGGACCTCGTCTACTGGCTCCCTATAGAGGACAGATAACCAGTTAGGATATCAGATATACTTTATCTTATTATCAACGATGCAAGGTTACTGAAAACATTAGTTGATTCATACTGAGGTAGCCTactgcaaaaataaaatacccaTGTTTGAGAACATAAAGCCATAGACTCCCAAAATAATTTCATTGGCCCTGATTGATGCTGACTGTGAATCTTTTGTAACATGTATAAATGTCATACTGTCCACTTGAGGGAGCCATTCCATATTGTTACaatatgtaggctacagtagCCAACCACAAAAGGGTAGAAAGTCACTTTACAGAGGGAAAGAAGCAGTGACTTGGACAAATGTTTGCAAAAAGGCTTCTGACATGTATTGCCTGTGAAAATGTGCAGACTTTAAAAAATGGaagtaaaaactaaaacaaaacaaaaaactaaaataatttgCGTATGTAACTTTGTTCTAGACAAGTCAGCCTATAAAGATAAGCACCCCAAGTTGGTTAATTTATTCTTAATAGAACTAAACCTGTTCTCACCAATACAGAGAGCTCATTTCTAGACCCTTTTTACACTGAGGTACAAAGCTATCCTAGAACTTGATCATTTttgttgattgttttttgtttgtttttttttgtctgatctTGCTTAACTGTATAACAGTGGCcagtttttttaatctcatgCTATTTTCCTGCAGCAGTTGCCTGTGAGATAGTTTGGTTGTCATGCCACTGATATCTTGGGTCCttgaatgtctttttttttctcagaaattGCATCTTATCCTATTAATATCTTATGACAACAAATATAGGTTACTTACTCATTGGCTTCCaaagtctttctctctattgCGGATGACATTCCAAAAACACGATGTCCAAGCTGATGAGATGAGGTTTCAGAGTCCAACGCCAGCTTACTCTTGTCAGGACAGTAGGCTACCTGTGAAGCTGTCTATGGGCAGACTATAGCCAAGACGCGCTGCACCTGTTCCAACAGCCTACAAGACGCCAGCCACACGCAGGTTCGGCTTTTGTGTGATTATTTTTATGGGAAATTGAGTCCAGTCGAAATGGCCGCAAGACAAGAATACTGGGTCTTACGCCCTAACCTAAACGGTGATGGAGGACACTGTCATCATTTCCTGAGGCAATAAACCGCGGTGACATTTCCATGTCTCTCAAGTATATGTTATTATCCTACAGCGACTTTGAAGAGTGCGCGTGCCTTCAGATGCCATTAATCCAATCAAAAGGTCACTTGCGTGTTTCTCCTTGTCCGTGCGTCTTTTTTCTCCCAGCAGTCACCAGACGCGCTCCTCCAAATGAAGCCGCGGTCACCGTTATTGTGCAGCATCGTGTTTAAATACATCGGGCCCCTTCGGTCTCTGCTTTCGTTTCCCTCTTCCTGCTCACGACTGTTTGACAATGGGGGGAAATCGTTCTTAAAGCGACAGCTAAACACTGCACAGCCTGCTCTGTCATGCATGGAGTAAGTCGTGACTGAGACTAATGAGTTCATTATATGCTTTGCTACACTAAATTGCAGATAGGAGGCAAGATAAAGTGTGGCATGTTATATTTAGTATAGGCGttgagctttgtgtgtgtgtgtgtgtgtgtgtgcgtgtgtgtgtgtgtgtgtgtgtgtgtgcgtgtgtgtgtgtgtgtgtgtgtgtgtgtgtgtgtgtgagagagagagagagagagagagatacttgTGGCCTGTCCCATTACTTGTCTTAATTTACCAAGGCTTCACATTACAAGCTGGCTAGCTGATAAACTGGTGGAATAAAACACAGGGCTATTATAATGTGAAATATTCCAGCTCTTATGACGGTTTTCTTTGAGAGAAATGAATGCAATGGTATTTCCACATAGTTTGTATCCCCACAGCCGTCCTTTTAAAACCGGAGCTGCTGCGGAGCCATCCTCTTATCTGCTGCCAGTGCCTCGGGGCTGCCTGCAGGAGGGAGGATAGAGACAGCAGTTGGACTGGGCAGGGAGATAAAGCACCTCACTCCGGTGGCCAGAATCAGTTCTTCAGCCAGATGCAAGGAAGGTCGCGGGCAAACTCTAAAATGTAGGCTGAATGCACCCTTGGGCGAGACAGTTGTTGGGCTGTGTAGGCTCAGTGGATAGATACCAAGCTAAGAAGGCCCAGGAGCAAGGTGAGCATGGCACTGTCTTGTGCCAACTGCATAGAAAGCAGAGCAACTCGACAGAGATGAAACTCAAACTACAGATTCTTCAAACGAAAAACATTTTCCTAGACAGGATTATATGATTGGGTATATTGCATTCCTTTGTTTTGGTACAACACCATAACAAAGTGCAAGGgccattgtgtgtttgttagtcTCATCATCACTGACCAAAAGAGCCATTCATTTTACTTTACAGGTTGGTACAATAATGTCTCATCCCTCAAAATTCTCATAATGCACAAATGCCAAGGCTCAAAAAGCAGCTTATGacacaagagaagagaagagaaagtcgGTGCTGCTGATACGATACCCAAGTCATCCACTACATCCTGTGGAGCTGACAGAGAAGGCCCAGAGGATGTGCAGTTGGAGAGCAGAGATGAAGCTTTCctgggggggagtgggggggagagaggacgggggggggggggtacactCTGCATTCACTTCCTACCCCCCATGATGGCACCCCTCTCATGGCTTTCCAGATAGGCAGGCCGACTCCAGATGGTTCAGTGTGATAGGAGTAACGAGGCTTGCAGCTCACCATAAAAACTAGCTTGTTGTCATTAGGCGGGAAAGGCCTTATCTGTCTCTTAAGGCTTCCTAAATGTCATCAGAAAGGAGGTGTAGCCTGCACATACTGTAGACTTGACATTAACATGCAGCCGCTCCTctacagcagggaaaaaaacatttgaaagcaCGGTGTCTTGATTTGAATTGTGCAATGTTTTATATAAGATTTCTAGGTAGAAAGTTGATCATTAATGTTACATTATAGGGTCCACAGGcatttttgtttccatctttATTCCTGTCTAACATGGGATCTGGGGAGCAAACAGTTAAGAATCTAGACAACCTTTTGGGAAGTGGTGTCACTCATGTCCAGCTTCCTGTTTTGACTGTTTGGTATTGAGCGCATTATGGAGTTGAAGGCAGAGTGGAATTTGAGGGCAAGTGGAAAATGAGGGTCAGTACTAGGCAAAATATACTAAAACAGCTATTGTTCCCCTCTTTCATCATCCAGCGATAGATGTGAATTCATTAAGAACTGTTTGAACTGTTTGTGagattgttttttaaaatattttattttcagcttttcagtTTTATATTCAAGACACATGTAAACAAGATAAGacaaaaaataacagacaaagagaagaaaaaggagaagaagagaaaaaaagggagaaagagaagctgccagacatatatatatatatatatatgtatagtatGACTTAGTTCACAGCAATTTTCAAGAAGTTACATAGTCAGGTATTACAAGAGTACAGGTAAAGGGTAAGGAGTACAGGGTTGCATCACTACAGAATATAATTAACAACTATTTATCTTTGAGACAGTCAATGAATGGACCCCATATGTTCAAAAATCTATTGGGCGCTTTAGATTTGTAGAAGCGcattctctccatctgtatGATTATGATCATTTCATTGAGCCATTTCTGAAAGCAGGGGGATGTAGGTGATTTCCAATCTGTTAGAATCATTTTTTTAGCAGCTACCATACTAAGCATCAATGCCAATTGTTCCTCAGATGTATAGCTTAAAGCAGTCTCTGAGCATCCAAAGAGTGCCAGTTCTGGATCAGGGGGAATGTCCTTTCCACAGACCCCGGAAAACCACTGGAATATTTCACACCAAAATTTTTGTAAATGAGGACAGAGCCAGCCCTCTGCACCTTTGCATCTGTCACACAATGGAGAAACCGATGGATAAATTTGGTGTAGTTTGGTCTTTGAATAGTGGAGTCTATGGATGACTTTGAATTGAATCAGTTTGTACCTGACATTAATCGAGCAAGTTTGGATTCTAGTCAATCCTTCATTCCAAATGTCGTCAGACACCTCAAGATTCAGCTCAGTGGACCAGGCTTCTTTCAGATGGTTAGTGGATACAGAGGTGGTAAATAGAGACACAAAGCGAGATATCAGGTGTTTGGAGTCCGGAGGAAGCTGCAGGAGCTCGTAGAATGGGCAACTCTCTGGCATGGTTTCAAAATTTGGGATTTTGTCTTTGACATAATACCTAATTTGCAGATAATGAAAGAAGTGGGAGTTAGGGATGTTAAATTTTGTTTTCAGCTGATTAAATGATGCAAACTGTTTGCCTATGTATAAATCTCCAAGGGTCGCAAGTCCCCTGCCCCTCCAGACAGCA
Coding sequences within:
- the lmo2 gene encoding rhombotin-2; this translates as MSSAIERKTLEANEEPVDEVLQMPPSLLTCGGCQQSIGDRFFLKAIEQYWHEDCLSCDLCGCRLGEVGRRLYYKLGRKLCRRDYLRLFGQDGLCASCEKRIRAFEMTMRVRDKVYHLECFKCAACQKHFCVGDRYLLINSDIVCEQDIFEWTKLSSNSMV